Proteins encoded in a region of the Misgurnus anguillicaudatus chromosome 9, ASM2758022v2, whole genome shotgun sequence genome:
- the cast gene encoding calpastatin isoform X6: protein MGQLISWIRGTQDQPPLRDVAVEEQVFLIGYNHIESQKATPTSASQVSAAKPAQYEKGSTHAAVKPGTTPPSGAGGGAAGTHTSQKGSPQVTQQATKPAPPASAKVPSVSSGTGPAGTTFGAGAKPTDPAKDKAQSTTIHSSKPGPVKVDASVGKPVASAGLPGSGLKEKSGQKVQVEVGPSAPKVSAEIDPFDALSDTLPSTQPEAPKPPKYTGPEVKETNINPEKGVLCGERESTLPPGYRREDWEKKTPAGVPEKPKEVPKPISTDEALEALSTGFVSSAPSAPKKTELVTETVGAKSAGFSNFAPPPPSQQKQQTTTFPSNMNKSPAPPADKKAKIERPGENLTASKSSTTAQHAKPKTDVPDSSIPTDALSELGDMLGEPEPPKKQPELNPKDIIDENKIKSEKGIRVGEREDSLPPAYRFSEEDLKKHPPPPKEPSIGTDDALDILSGDFTTPAAAPVVKAGVPPKAPAQHSIGTDFTTHAAAPVAKACVPPKAPAQEKKTAGAPGKAKDVPKVDELSALDALAGDFVAPPQAAHKVSSSIPPGPKQSNLTDEDPFSALGDTLSAPEPPKKQPELKPGDFVKEKELTSVKGVRVGERDDTLPPGYRFSEEELKKYPAPPREPSLGTDDALDLLSGDFESTPAPTVAAPPVAKLPVCTAVKPPPKPLNDFDLEVLADDFVAPTSASKVQSAVPVPPHPERQMSDTSSALDALSDTLEEIKPRPEPTPISQKAIVKEIDIVEERVSKPGETDDSLPPDHRFSEADKKAFEEAKKKCPEPKQASIDDAAALDLLDSDFSSAPTVKASAPEAHTFTPERTPPTYTAQGAALDELADKLIPNLEKPKESKAKAQGAALDELADKLIPNLEKAKDSKAKGKGGKSKSKQKKQSGGDSSAVENLSSKPSSKDVVPSAKDGKR, encoded by the exons agtctCAGAAAGCCACACCCACATCAGCATCACAGGTCTCGGCAGCGAAACCTGCACAATATGAG AAAGGATCCACACATGCAGCTGTCAAACCCGGCACCACCCCTCCATCAGGAGCTGGTGGAGGGGCTGCTGGTACCCACACCTCTCAAAAAGGATCTCCTCAAGTCACACAACAG GCCACTAAACCTGCACCTCCCGCCTCTGCTAAAGTCCCATCTGTGAGCTCTGGAACTGGACCCGCGGGCACGACCTTTGGAGCTGGTGCAAAGCCCACGGACCCTGCAAAAGACAAGGCACAG AGTACAACTATTCATTCATCCAAACCGGGACCTGTTAAAGTGGATGCATCTGTCGGGAAACCCGTAGCCTCGGCCGGTTTACCTGGAAGTGGCCTAAAGGAGAAGAGTGGCCAAAAG GTGCAAGTAGAAGTAGGTCCATCAGCACCGAAAGTCAGTGCAGAG atCGATCCCTTTGATGCGTTGAGTGACACTTTACCATCAACACAACCTGAGGCTCCTAAACCCCCAAAGTACACTGGACCAGAAGTCAAAGAG ACCAATATCAATCCGGAGAAGGGTGTTTTGTGTGGTGAGAGAGAAAGTACACTGCCACCTGGATACAGACGGGAAGACTGG GAAAAGAAGACACCGGCCGGGGTTCCAGAGAAACCTAAAGAAGTTCCCAAG CCTATAAGCACAGACGAGGCACTGGAAGCTCTCTCCACTGGTTTTGTGTCCTCCGCTCCAAGCGCTCCGAAGAAAACAGAGCTG GTAACGGAAACTGTAGGTGCCAAATCTGCAGGCTTCTCAAACTTTGCCCCGCCTCCACCTTCTCAGCAG AAACAACAGACCACAACCTTTCCTTCTAATATGAACAAATCACCTGCTCCACCAGCTGACAAGAAAGCCAAAATAGAGAGG cCTGGTGAAAACTTGACAGCAAGCAAGAGTTCAACTACTGCACAGCATGCTAAACCAAAGACAGACGTG CCAGATAGCTCCATCCCGACAGATGCTCTCAGCGAATTGGGCGACATGCTGGGTGAACCAGAACCTCCCAAAAAACAACCCGAACTTAACCCAAAAGACATAATAGAT gaaaataaaataaaatcagagAAGGGCATACGTGTTGGGGAGAGAGAGGACAGCCTTCCACCAGCTTACAGATTCTCAGAGGAAGACCTTAAAAAACATCCTCCTCCTCCAAAAGAG CCTTCAATTGGCACAGATGACGCACTGGACATTCTTTCTGGAGATTTCACGACCCCTGCAGCAGCACCTGTTGTTAAGGCCGGTGTTCCTCCTAAGGCACCTGCACAG CATTCAATTGGCACAGATTTTACGACCCATGCAGCTGCACCTGTTGCCAAGGCCTGTGTTCCTCCAAAGGCACCTGCACAG GAAAAGAAAACAGCTGGGGCTCCAGGGAAAGCTAAAGATGTCCCTAAG GTGGATGAATTATCAGCTTTAGACGCACTGGCTGGTGATTTTGTAGCTCCGCCACAGGCTGCTCATAAG GTTTCTTCATCTATTCCTCCAGGCCCCAAGCAAAGCAATCTGACAGATGAG GATCCCTTTAGCGCTTTGGGTGACACGCTGAGTGCACCAGAACCACCAAAAAAACAACCTGAACTCAAACCTGGAGATTTTGTTAAG GAAAAGGAATTGACATCAGTGAAAGGCGTGCGTGTTGGGGAGAGAGATGACACGCTTCCGCCCGGTTACAGGTTCTCAGAAGAAGAACTCAAAAAATATCCTGCTCCTCCAAGAGAG cCTTCCTTAGGCACTGATGATGCTTTGGATCTTCTGTCTGGTGACTTTGAGAGCACCCCTGCACCAACTGTTGCCGCACCACCTGTTGCCAAGCTCCCTGTTTGTACTGCCGTCAAGCCACCTCCTAAA CCTTTAAATGATTTCGATCTAGAGGTTCTTGCAGATGATTTTGTGGCTCCTACTTCTGCATCTAAAGTTCAGTCCGCTGTCCCCGTCCCACCACACCCTGAAAGACAG ATGTCAGACACTTCATCAGCTTTAGATGCTCTATCAGACACACTGGAAGAAATAAAACCAAGGCCTGAGCCCACCCCTATCTCACAAAAAGCCATTGTTAAG GAAATAGACATTGTGGAGGAGAGAGTGAGTAAGCCTGGGGAGACAGATGACAGCCTGCCACCAGACCATCGCTTTTCAGAAGCCGACAAGAAG GCGTTTGAAGAAGCAAAGAAAAAATGTCCTGAACCAAAGCAG GCATCAATCGATGACGCAGCGGCCCTTGACCTGCTCGACAGCGATTTCTCATCAGCGCCCACCGTGAAAGCATCTGCACCTGAGGCTCACACCTTCACTCCTGAACGCACACCTCCAACCTACACG GCACAAGGTGCAGCTTTAGACGAACTGGCAGACAAACTGATTCCAAATCTGGAGAAACCCAAAGAGAGCAAAGCAAAG GCACAAGGTGCAGCTTTAGACGAACTGGCAGACAAACTGATTCCAAATCTGGAGAAAGCCAAAGATAGCAAAGCAAAG GGAAAGGGGGGGAAGTCAAAGTCTAAACAGAAG AAACAGTCTGGAGGTGATTCCTCAGCCGTAGAGAATCTGTCCAGTAAGCCGAGCTCCAAAGACGTAGTGCCTTCAGCGAAAGATGGAAAGAGATAG
- the cast gene encoding calpastatin isoform X11 codes for MGQLISWIRGTQDQPPLRDVAVEEQVFLIGYNHIESQKATPTSASQVSAAKPAQYEKGSTHAAVKPGTTPPSGAGGGAAGTHTSQKGSPQVTQQATKPAPPASAKVPSVSSGTGPAGTTFGAGAKPTDPAKDKAQSTTIHSSKPGPVKVDASVGKPVASAGLPGSGLKEKSGQKVQVEVGPSAPKVSAEIDPFDALSDTLPSTQPEAPKPPKYTGPEVKETNINPEKGVLCGERESTLPPGYRREDWEKKTPAGVPEKPKEVPKPISTDEALEALSTGFVSSAPSAPKKTELVTETVGAKSAGFSNFAPPPPSQQKQQTTTFPSNMNKSPAPPADKKAKIERPGENLTASKSSTTAQHAKPKTDVPDSSIPTDALSELGDMLGEPEPPKKQPELNPKDIIDENKIKSEKGIRVGEREDSLPPAYRFSEEDLKKHPPPPKEPSIGTDDALDILSGDFTTPAAAPVVKAGVPPKAPAQHSIGTDFTTHAAAPVAKACVPPKAPAQEKKTAGAPGKAKDVPKVDELSALDALAGDFVAPPQAAHKVSSSIPPGPKQSNLTDEDPFSALGDTLSAPEPPKKQPELKPGDFVKEKELTSVKGVRVGERDDTLPPGYRFSEEELKKYPAPPREPSLGTDDALDLLSGDFESTPAPTVAAPPVAKLPVCTAVKPPPKPLNDFDLEVLADDFVAPTSASKVQSAVPVPPHPERQMSDTSSALDALSDTLEEIKPRPEPTPISQKAIVKEIDIVEERVSKPGETDDSLPPDHRFSEADKKAFEEAKKKCPEPKQASIDDAAALDLLDSDFSSAPTVKASAPEAHTFTPERTPPTYTAQGAALDELADKLIPNLEKPKESKAKAQGAALDELADKLIPNLEKAKDSKAKKQSGGDSSAVENLSSKPSSKDVVPSAKDGKR; via the exons agtctCAGAAAGCCACACCCACATCAGCATCACAGGTCTCGGCAGCGAAACCTGCACAATATGAG AAAGGATCCACACATGCAGCTGTCAAACCCGGCACCACCCCTCCATCAGGAGCTGGTGGAGGGGCTGCTGGTACCCACACCTCTCAAAAAGGATCTCCTCAAGTCACACAACAG GCCACTAAACCTGCACCTCCCGCCTCTGCTAAAGTCCCATCTGTGAGCTCTGGAACTGGACCCGCGGGCACGACCTTTGGAGCTGGTGCAAAGCCCACGGACCCTGCAAAAGACAAGGCACAG AGTACAACTATTCATTCATCCAAACCGGGACCTGTTAAAGTGGATGCATCTGTCGGGAAACCCGTAGCCTCGGCCGGTTTACCTGGAAGTGGCCTAAAGGAGAAGAGTGGCCAAAAG GTGCAAGTAGAAGTAGGTCCATCAGCACCGAAAGTCAGTGCAGAG atCGATCCCTTTGATGCGTTGAGTGACACTTTACCATCAACACAACCTGAGGCTCCTAAACCCCCAAAGTACACTGGACCAGAAGTCAAAGAG ACCAATATCAATCCGGAGAAGGGTGTTTTGTGTGGTGAGAGAGAAAGTACACTGCCACCTGGATACAGACGGGAAGACTGG GAAAAGAAGACACCGGCCGGGGTTCCAGAGAAACCTAAAGAAGTTCCCAAG CCTATAAGCACAGACGAGGCACTGGAAGCTCTCTCCACTGGTTTTGTGTCCTCCGCTCCAAGCGCTCCGAAGAAAACAGAGCTG GTAACGGAAACTGTAGGTGCCAAATCTGCAGGCTTCTCAAACTTTGCCCCGCCTCCACCTTCTCAGCAG AAACAACAGACCACAACCTTTCCTTCTAATATGAACAAATCACCTGCTCCACCAGCTGACAAGAAAGCCAAAATAGAGAGG cCTGGTGAAAACTTGACAGCAAGCAAGAGTTCAACTACTGCACAGCATGCTAAACCAAAGACAGACGTG CCAGATAGCTCCATCCCGACAGATGCTCTCAGCGAATTGGGCGACATGCTGGGTGAACCAGAACCTCCCAAAAAACAACCCGAACTTAACCCAAAAGACATAATAGAT gaaaataaaataaaatcagagAAGGGCATACGTGTTGGGGAGAGAGAGGACAGCCTTCCACCAGCTTACAGATTCTCAGAGGAAGACCTTAAAAAACATCCTCCTCCTCCAAAAGAG CCTTCAATTGGCACAGATGACGCACTGGACATTCTTTCTGGAGATTTCACGACCCCTGCAGCAGCACCTGTTGTTAAGGCCGGTGTTCCTCCTAAGGCACCTGCACAG CATTCAATTGGCACAGATTTTACGACCCATGCAGCTGCACCTGTTGCCAAGGCCTGTGTTCCTCCAAAGGCACCTGCACAG GAAAAGAAAACAGCTGGGGCTCCAGGGAAAGCTAAAGATGTCCCTAAG GTGGATGAATTATCAGCTTTAGACGCACTGGCTGGTGATTTTGTAGCTCCGCCACAGGCTGCTCATAAG GTTTCTTCATCTATTCCTCCAGGCCCCAAGCAAAGCAATCTGACAGATGAG GATCCCTTTAGCGCTTTGGGTGACACGCTGAGTGCACCAGAACCACCAAAAAAACAACCTGAACTCAAACCTGGAGATTTTGTTAAG GAAAAGGAATTGACATCAGTGAAAGGCGTGCGTGTTGGGGAGAGAGATGACACGCTTCCGCCCGGTTACAGGTTCTCAGAAGAAGAACTCAAAAAATATCCTGCTCCTCCAAGAGAG cCTTCCTTAGGCACTGATGATGCTTTGGATCTTCTGTCTGGTGACTTTGAGAGCACCCCTGCACCAACTGTTGCCGCACCACCTGTTGCCAAGCTCCCTGTTTGTACTGCCGTCAAGCCACCTCCTAAA CCTTTAAATGATTTCGATCTAGAGGTTCTTGCAGATGATTTTGTGGCTCCTACTTCTGCATCTAAAGTTCAGTCCGCTGTCCCCGTCCCACCACACCCTGAAAGACAG ATGTCAGACACTTCATCAGCTTTAGATGCTCTATCAGACACACTGGAAGAAATAAAACCAAGGCCTGAGCCCACCCCTATCTCACAAAAAGCCATTGTTAAG GAAATAGACATTGTGGAGGAGAGAGTGAGTAAGCCTGGGGAGACAGATGACAGCCTGCCACCAGACCATCGCTTTTCAGAAGCCGACAAGAAG GCGTTTGAAGAAGCAAAGAAAAAATGTCCTGAACCAAAGCAG GCATCAATCGATGACGCAGCGGCCCTTGACCTGCTCGACAGCGATTTCTCATCAGCGCCCACCGTGAAAGCATCTGCACCTGAGGCTCACACCTTCACTCCTGAACGCACACCTCCAACCTACACG GCACAAGGTGCAGCTTTAGACGAACTGGCAGACAAACTGATTCCAAATCTGGAGAAACCCAAAGAGAGCAAAGCAAAG GCACAAGGTGCAGCTTTAGACGAACTGGCAGACAAACTGATTCCAAATCTGGAGAAAGCCAAAGATAGCAAAGCAAAG AAACAGTCTGGAGGTGATTCCTCAGCCGTAGAGAATCTGTCCAGTAAGCCGAGCTCCAAAGACGTAGTGCCTTCAGCGAAAGATGGAAAGAGATAG
- the cast gene encoding calpastatin isoform X16, with protein sequence MGQLISWIRGTQDQPPLRDVAVEEQVFLIGYNHIESQKATPTSASQVSAAKPAQYEKGSTHAAVKPGTTPPSGAGGGAAGTHTSQKGSPQVTQQATKPAPPASAKVPSVSSGTGPAGTTFGAGAKPTDPAKDKAQSTTIHSSKPGPVKVDASVGKPVASAGLPGSGLKEKSGQKVQVEVGPSAPKVSAEIDPFDALSDTLPSTQPEAPKPPKYTGPEVKETNINPEKGVLCGERESTLPPGYRREDWEKKTPAGVPEKPKEVPKPISTDEALEALSTGFVSSAPSAPKKTELVTETVGAKSAGFSNFAPPPPSQQKQQTTTFPSNMNKSPAPPADKKAKIERPGENLTASKSSTTAQHAKPKTDVPDSSIPTDALSELGDMLGEPEPPKKQPELNPKDIIDENKIKSEKGIRVGEREDSLPPAYRFSEEDLKKHPPPPKEPSIGTDDALDILSGDFTTPAAAPVVKAGVPPKAPAQHSIGTDFTTHAAAPVAKACVPPKAPAQEKKTAGAPGKAKDVPKVDELSALDALAGDFVAPPQAAHKVSSSIPPGPKQSNLTDEDPFSALGDTLSAPEPPKKQPELKPGDFVKEKELTSVKGVRVGERDDTLPPGYRFSEEELKKYPAPPREPSLGTDDALDLLSGDFESTPAPTVAAPPVAKLPVCTAVKPPPKPLNDFDLEVLADDFVAPTSASKVQSAVPVPPHPERQMSDTSSALDALSDTLEEIKPRPEPTPISQKAIVKEIDIVEERVSKPGETDDSLPPDHRFSEADKKAFEEAKKKCPEPKQASIDDAAALDLLDSDFSSAPTVKASAPEAHTFTPERTPPTYTAQGAALDELADKLIPNLEKPKESKAKKQSGGDSSAVENLSSKPSSKDVVPSAKDGKR encoded by the exons agtctCAGAAAGCCACACCCACATCAGCATCACAGGTCTCGGCAGCGAAACCTGCACAATATGAG AAAGGATCCACACATGCAGCTGTCAAACCCGGCACCACCCCTCCATCAGGAGCTGGTGGAGGGGCTGCTGGTACCCACACCTCTCAAAAAGGATCTCCTCAAGTCACACAACAG GCCACTAAACCTGCACCTCCCGCCTCTGCTAAAGTCCCATCTGTGAGCTCTGGAACTGGACCCGCGGGCACGACCTTTGGAGCTGGTGCAAAGCCCACGGACCCTGCAAAAGACAAGGCACAG AGTACAACTATTCATTCATCCAAACCGGGACCTGTTAAAGTGGATGCATCTGTCGGGAAACCCGTAGCCTCGGCCGGTTTACCTGGAAGTGGCCTAAAGGAGAAGAGTGGCCAAAAG GTGCAAGTAGAAGTAGGTCCATCAGCACCGAAAGTCAGTGCAGAG atCGATCCCTTTGATGCGTTGAGTGACACTTTACCATCAACACAACCTGAGGCTCCTAAACCCCCAAAGTACACTGGACCAGAAGTCAAAGAG ACCAATATCAATCCGGAGAAGGGTGTTTTGTGTGGTGAGAGAGAAAGTACACTGCCACCTGGATACAGACGGGAAGACTGG GAAAAGAAGACACCGGCCGGGGTTCCAGAGAAACCTAAAGAAGTTCCCAAG CCTATAAGCACAGACGAGGCACTGGAAGCTCTCTCCACTGGTTTTGTGTCCTCCGCTCCAAGCGCTCCGAAGAAAACAGAGCTG GTAACGGAAACTGTAGGTGCCAAATCTGCAGGCTTCTCAAACTTTGCCCCGCCTCCACCTTCTCAGCAG AAACAACAGACCACAACCTTTCCTTCTAATATGAACAAATCACCTGCTCCACCAGCTGACAAGAAAGCCAAAATAGAGAGG cCTGGTGAAAACTTGACAGCAAGCAAGAGTTCAACTACTGCACAGCATGCTAAACCAAAGACAGACGTG CCAGATAGCTCCATCCCGACAGATGCTCTCAGCGAATTGGGCGACATGCTGGGTGAACCAGAACCTCCCAAAAAACAACCCGAACTTAACCCAAAAGACATAATAGAT gaaaataaaataaaatcagagAAGGGCATACGTGTTGGGGAGAGAGAGGACAGCCTTCCACCAGCTTACAGATTCTCAGAGGAAGACCTTAAAAAACATCCTCCTCCTCCAAAAGAG CCTTCAATTGGCACAGATGACGCACTGGACATTCTTTCTGGAGATTTCACGACCCCTGCAGCAGCACCTGTTGTTAAGGCCGGTGTTCCTCCTAAGGCACCTGCACAG CATTCAATTGGCACAGATTTTACGACCCATGCAGCTGCACCTGTTGCCAAGGCCTGTGTTCCTCCAAAGGCACCTGCACAG GAAAAGAAAACAGCTGGGGCTCCAGGGAAAGCTAAAGATGTCCCTAAG GTGGATGAATTATCAGCTTTAGACGCACTGGCTGGTGATTTTGTAGCTCCGCCACAGGCTGCTCATAAG GTTTCTTCATCTATTCCTCCAGGCCCCAAGCAAAGCAATCTGACAGATGAG GATCCCTTTAGCGCTTTGGGTGACACGCTGAGTGCACCAGAACCACCAAAAAAACAACCTGAACTCAAACCTGGAGATTTTGTTAAG GAAAAGGAATTGACATCAGTGAAAGGCGTGCGTGTTGGGGAGAGAGATGACACGCTTCCGCCCGGTTACAGGTTCTCAGAAGAAGAACTCAAAAAATATCCTGCTCCTCCAAGAGAG cCTTCCTTAGGCACTGATGATGCTTTGGATCTTCTGTCTGGTGACTTTGAGAGCACCCCTGCACCAACTGTTGCCGCACCACCTGTTGCCAAGCTCCCTGTTTGTACTGCCGTCAAGCCACCTCCTAAA CCTTTAAATGATTTCGATCTAGAGGTTCTTGCAGATGATTTTGTGGCTCCTACTTCTGCATCTAAAGTTCAGTCCGCTGTCCCCGTCCCACCACACCCTGAAAGACAG ATGTCAGACACTTCATCAGCTTTAGATGCTCTATCAGACACACTGGAAGAAATAAAACCAAGGCCTGAGCCCACCCCTATCTCACAAAAAGCCATTGTTAAG GAAATAGACATTGTGGAGGAGAGAGTGAGTAAGCCTGGGGAGACAGATGACAGCCTGCCACCAGACCATCGCTTTTCAGAAGCCGACAAGAAG GCGTTTGAAGAAGCAAAGAAAAAATGTCCTGAACCAAAGCAG GCATCAATCGATGACGCAGCGGCCCTTGACCTGCTCGACAGCGATTTCTCATCAGCGCCCACCGTGAAAGCATCTGCACCTGAGGCTCACACCTTCACTCCTGAACGCACACCTCCAACCTACACG GCACAAGGTGCAGCTTTAGACGAACTGGCAGACAAACTGATTCCAAATCTGGAGAAACCCAAAGAGAGCAAAGCAAAG AAACAGTCTGGAGGTGATTCCTCAGCCGTAGAGAATCTGTCCAGTAAGCCGAGCTCCAAAGACGTAGTGCCTTCAGCGAAAGATGGAAAGAGATAG
- the cast gene encoding calpastatin isoform X18 — protein MGQLISWIRGTQDQPPLRDVAVEEQVFLIGYNHIESQKATPTSASQVSAAKPAQYEVQVEVGPSAPKVSAEIDPFDALSDTLPSTQPEAPKPPKYTGPEVKETNINPEKGVLCGERESTLPPGYRREDWEKKTPAGVPEKPKEVPKPISTDEALEALSTGFVSSAPSAPKKTELVTETVGAKSAGFSNFAPPPPSQQKQQTTTFPSNMNKSPAPPADKKAKIERPGENLTASKSSTTAQHAKPKTDVPDSSIPTDALSELGDMLGEPEPPKKQPELNPKDIIDENKIKSEKGIRVGEREDSLPPAYRFSEEDLKKHPPPPKEPSIGTDDALDILSGDFTTPAAAPVVKAGVPPKAPAQHSIGTDFTTHAAAPVAKACVPPKAPAQEKKTAGAPGKAKDVPKVDELSALDALAGDFVAPPQAAHKVSSSIPPGPKQSNLTDEDPFSALGDTLSAPEPPKKQPELKPGDFVKEKELTSVKGVRVGERDDTLPPGYRFSEEELKKYPAPPREPSLGTDDALDLLSGDFESTPAPTVAAPPVAKLPVCTAVKPPPKPLNDFDLEVLADDFVAPTSASKVQSAVPVPPHPERQMSDTSSALDALSDTLEEIKPRPEPTPISQKAIVKEIDIVEERVSKPGETDDSLPPDHRFSEADKKAFEEAKKKCPEPKQASIDDAAALDLLDSDFSSAPTVKASAPEAHTFTPERTPPTYTAQGAALDELADKLIPNLEKPKESKAKAQGAALDELADKLIPNLEKAKDSKAKAQGAALDELADKLIPNLEKPKESKAKGKGGKSKSKQKKQSGGDSSAVENLSSKPSSKDVVPSAKDGKR, from the exons agtctCAGAAAGCCACACCCACATCAGCATCACAGGTCTCGGCAGCGAAACCTGCACAATATGAG GTGCAAGTAGAAGTAGGTCCATCAGCACCGAAAGTCAGTGCAGAG atCGATCCCTTTGATGCGTTGAGTGACACTTTACCATCAACACAACCTGAGGCTCCTAAACCCCCAAAGTACACTGGACCAGAAGTCAAAGAG ACCAATATCAATCCGGAGAAGGGTGTTTTGTGTGGTGAGAGAGAAAGTACACTGCCACCTGGATACAGACGGGAAGACTGG GAAAAGAAGACACCGGCCGGGGTTCCAGAGAAACCTAAAGAAGTTCCCAAG CCTATAAGCACAGACGAGGCACTGGAAGCTCTCTCCACTGGTTTTGTGTCCTCCGCTCCAAGCGCTCCGAAGAAAACAGAGCTG GTAACGGAAACTGTAGGTGCCAAATCTGCAGGCTTCTCAAACTTTGCCCCGCCTCCACCTTCTCAGCAG AAACAACAGACCACAACCTTTCCTTCTAATATGAACAAATCACCTGCTCCACCAGCTGACAAGAAAGCCAAAATAGAGAGG cCTGGTGAAAACTTGACAGCAAGCAAGAGTTCAACTACTGCACAGCATGCTAAACCAAAGACAGACGTG CCAGATAGCTCCATCCCGACAGATGCTCTCAGCGAATTGGGCGACATGCTGGGTGAACCAGAACCTCCCAAAAAACAACCCGAACTTAACCCAAAAGACATAATAGAT gaaaataaaataaaatcagagAAGGGCATACGTGTTGGGGAGAGAGAGGACAGCCTTCCACCAGCTTACAGATTCTCAGAGGAAGACCTTAAAAAACATCCTCCTCCTCCAAAAGAG CCTTCAATTGGCACAGATGACGCACTGGACATTCTTTCTGGAGATTTCACGACCCCTGCAGCAGCACCTGTTGTTAAGGCCGGTGTTCCTCCTAAGGCACCTGCACAG CATTCAATTGGCACAGATTTTACGACCCATGCAGCTGCACCTGTTGCCAAGGCCTGTGTTCCTCCAAAGGCACCTGCACAG GAAAAGAAAACAGCTGGGGCTCCAGGGAAAGCTAAAGATGTCCCTAAG GTGGATGAATTATCAGCTTTAGACGCACTGGCTGGTGATTTTGTAGCTCCGCCACAGGCTGCTCATAAG GTTTCTTCATCTATTCCTCCAGGCCCCAAGCAAAGCAATCTGACAGATGAG GATCCCTTTAGCGCTTTGGGTGACACGCTGAGTGCACCAGAACCACCAAAAAAACAACCTGAACTCAAACCTGGAGATTTTGTTAAG GAAAAGGAATTGACATCAGTGAAAGGCGTGCGTGTTGGGGAGAGAGATGACACGCTTCCGCCCGGTTACAGGTTCTCAGAAGAAGAACTCAAAAAATATCCTGCTCCTCCAAGAGAG cCTTCCTTAGGCACTGATGATGCTTTGGATCTTCTGTCTGGTGACTTTGAGAGCACCCCTGCACCAACTGTTGCCGCACCACCTGTTGCCAAGCTCCCTGTTTGTACTGCCGTCAAGCCACCTCCTAAA CCTTTAAATGATTTCGATCTAGAGGTTCTTGCAGATGATTTTGTGGCTCCTACTTCTGCATCTAAAGTTCAGTCCGCTGTCCCCGTCCCACCACACCCTGAAAGACAG ATGTCAGACACTTCATCAGCTTTAGATGCTCTATCAGACACACTGGAAGAAATAAAACCAAGGCCTGAGCCCACCCCTATCTCACAAAAAGCCATTGTTAAG GAAATAGACATTGTGGAGGAGAGAGTGAGTAAGCCTGGGGAGACAGATGACAGCCTGCCACCAGACCATCGCTTTTCAGAAGCCGACAAGAAG GCGTTTGAAGAAGCAAAGAAAAAATGTCCTGAACCAAAGCAG GCATCAATCGATGACGCAGCGGCCCTTGACCTGCTCGACAGCGATTTCTCATCAGCGCCCACCGTGAAAGCATCTGCACCTGAGGCTCACACCTTCACTCCTGAACGCACACCTCCAACCTACACG GCACAAGGTGCAGCTTTAGACGAACTGGCAGACAAACTGATTCCAAATCTGGAGAAACCCAAAGAGAGCAAAGCAAAG GCACAAGGTGCAGCTTTAGACGAACTGGCAGACAAACTGATTCCAAATCTGGAGAAAGCCAAAGATAGCAAAGCAAAG GCACAAGGTGCAGCTTTAGACGAACTAGCAGACAAACTGATTCCAAATCTGGAGAAACCCAAAGAGAGCAAAGCAAAG GGAAAGGGGGGGAAGTCAAAGTCTAAACAGAAG AAACAGTCTGGAGGTGATTCCTCAGCCGTAGAGAATCTGTCCAGTAAGCCGAGCTCCAAAGACGTAGTGCCTTCAGCGAAAGATGGAAAGAGATAG